Proteins from a single region of Thermonema lapsum:
- a CDS encoding TetR/AcrR family transcriptional regulator, whose product MEEAKERVIQKADELFRMYGLRSVTMDDLARALAMSKRTLYQLFEDKRELVKQAISYKMKENHCIVKDAREKAQNAIEELILIFQHFRTVITALKPTFLYELGRYFPEAWQFFHEYKNEVIRKQVEENLNRGVAEGIYRADLRIDILAAMRVEQVFTVFNPHVFPPEKFHFVEVQEELLKHFIYGVLSEKGLQLVKKYEEEGKLWLNK is encoded by the coding sequence ATGGAAGAAGCAAAGGAAAGAGTGATACAAAAAGCTGATGAGTTGTTTCGCATGTATGGTTTACGCAGTGTGACCATGGATGACTTGGCGCGGGCTTTGGCTATGTCAAAGCGTACCTTGTATCAGTTGTTCGAGGATAAGCGCGAACTGGTCAAGCAAGCCATCAGCTATAAGATGAAGGAAAACCACTGTATAGTGAAAGATGCACGCGAAAAGGCTCAAAATGCTATAGAGGAGCTTATATTGATTTTTCAGCATTTTCGCACGGTGATTACTGCCTTGAAGCCCACTTTCCTTTACGAGCTGGGGCGCTACTTCCCCGAGGCTTGGCAATTCTTCCATGAGTACAAAAATGAAGTGATTCGCAAGCAGGTAGAAGAAAACTTGAACCGGGGGGTAGCAGAAGGCATTTACCGAGCTGACTTACGCATTGATATACTCGCTGCCATGCGCGTGGAGCAGGTCTTTACAGTTTTCAATCCGCATGTATTTCCCCCCGAAAAATTCCACTTTGTGGAGGTGCAGGAAGAGTTGCTCAAGCACTTTATTTACGGCGTACTTTCTGAGAAAGGACTACAACTTGTCAAAAAATACGAAGAAGAAGGAAAATTATGGTTAAACAAATGA